The following is a genomic window from Effusibacillus pohliae DSM 22757.
GGCAACAATGTCGGAACCTGTATCACCGCCGTGCTCGCCGCAATCGGCAGCCCCCTGCCCGCAAAACGGGTGGCGGCGGCGCATGTGTTGTTAAACGTGGCGGGCGTGCTGGCCTTTTTGCCGATCCTGGATCTGTTCTCCCGGGCGGTTCAACTGTTCAGTTCCTCCCTGCCGGTTCAGGTGGCCACCGCCCACACGCTGTTTAACATCGCTTCCTCGCTGGCTGTCTGGCCTTTCACCGGGGTGTTCGCCCGGTTGATCGAATGGATGGTCCCTGGGAGGGGGAAAGCGGAGTGAAGCGCTCCCGTCTTCCACACCCATTTTTCTCCGTTTAGTGGGTCTGTCCGCCGACCGATTTGATGTCTTCCGACTGCGTAACAGACGTATGAATGGCAATTTCAAGCGCTCGCACAATGTGATCCAGGCTCATGCTGGGAGCCCCGGCATGGCGAACCGCCTGCTCCGGCAGAAACGGAATATGAATGAAGCCGCCCCGGACGGACGGGAACTCGGTGGCAATCAAATGGGCCAAGCCATAAAAAAGATGGTTGCAGACGAACGTGCCGGCTGTCTGCGAGACGGACGCCGGGATGCCCGCTTCTCTGATATTGTGGACAATCGCTTTGATCGGCAGCGTCGACCAATACGCAGCCGGACCATCCGGCACGATCGGAACGTCAATCGGCTGGTTTCCTTCATTGTCAGGAATCCGGGCGTCATCCACATTGATCGCTACCCGTTCGACCGTGATGTCACTGCGTCCGCCGGCCTGACCCACACAGATCACGATGTTCGGCTGAACCTCCCGAATGGCCCGTTTCAAGACTTCAATCGATTTATGAAAAACGGTCGGAATTTGTTGTGTGACCACTTCGGTATCGTCAAATTTTTTGCCGCTCAGCCGCTTGATCGCTTCCGCTGCCGGATTGACAGATTCACCTCCGAATGGATCGAACCCTGTGAGCAACACTTTCTGCACGTAAATCCCTCCCGAAAAAGTGCCAATCGACACGCGATTGGCACTTCCTAAAATCGATTAGAATACCAGGAAATACATCAAGAAGATGTTGACGGTCAGCAGCAGCAACGCAGTCGGCACTTGAGCCTTGATAACCGCGTTTTTGTCGGGCAGATCAAGCAGTGCCGCCGGCACAATATTGAAGTTCGCAGCCATCGGAGTCATCAGTGTTCCGCAGTAACCCGAAAACATGCCAATCGCCGCCATAACAGCAGGATTTCCCCCATGCATTTGAACGATTAACGGTAAACCGATGCCTGCCGTCATCACCGGAAAAGCGGCAAACGCGTTTCCCATAATCATGGTAAACAGAGCCATTCCCACGGCGTAGGCCGCAACGACAAAGAAACGGTTATCTACCGGAATCGCTGCGCTTACCAGATCGGCCACCACTTTCCCAACACCTGCCGCAGCAAACAAACCGCCCAAGGTAGCGAGCATCTGGGGAAGCACGGCGGCCCAACCGATCGCGTCCAACAACCGGCGCGATTCCTCAATCGGCTGCAGGCCTTTTTCCCGAGTTAGCGCCATGGCCGAGATCAAAGCGATGACGCATGCAACCCCGAGACTAACGAGTGTGACATTCCCTGGGTCGAGCAGAGGTAGACCGCCGATTTTCACATTCTTTACCCACATTGTCCCAACAACAGTAATGAATGGGATAAGCAGGGCAGGAAGAAACAGTTTGTTTCCGAACTTTCTCGCGCTTGCTGCTCGCTGTTCATCTGTGGTTTGTTTGTAGGATCCCATCCGGACTCCTCCAAAACCGGCAATCAGCGCCATGATAATCACGAGGACCCCCATATACTTGGACGGGATCACCTTTCCAAACAGAAACGATACGGCAAACAGGCCCCAGAACAAAGCGGTCAACCCCCGCTTCGGGTTGCCTTTGTCTCGCAGCGTCAAAAGCGAAATAATAGCGAGAAAGATACCCGCGATATAGTAAATATACTCAAGATTGATAATCATGCTTGCGTCTCCCCTCGCAATTCAGGATTCTTAATCGATTCGTTGATTTGCGACTTTTCTGCTTCCGCCTTTATTTTTCGCTCCAACAGCAAGAGTCGCGCGCCGTGGATCAGGAAAGCGGCGATCGCGGTGGGAATCCCCCAGACCGCAATATGCAGCGGTTCCACCTGAATCCCGTTTTGTTCGAAGAATCCTTTCATCAACAAGATCGCGCCGAACGCAATAAAGATATCTTCGCCAAAAAAGAGTCCGACATTATCGGCGGACGCCGAATATGCCTTAATCCGGTTACGTACTTTTTCTGGGAGAGTTCCATATCGGTTTTCCGCTGCCGCTTCCGCCATCGGTGCAACCAGCGGACGAACCATTTGCGCGTGGCCGCCGAGGCTTGTCAAACCTACAGTTGCGGCAAGTTCCCGCACAAACAGATACAAGATGAGCAGCCGTCCGGTCGTGGCAGCCTTCACTTTGCTGATCAACGCTTGCGCTTGTTCCTTCAGGCCGTAGCGTTCCAACAGGCCTATCACCGGCAAGGTCAGAATGAACAAGGAGAGATAGCGATTTTTTACAAACGCCTCTCCGAATGCCGTCAGGATCTTGTCGAACGGAAGATGTCCGGCTAAACCGGTGGCAATTCCCGCAACCGTTACGACAAGCAACGGATTAAAGCGCATTGCAAAACCGACAATCACAATGGCAATTCCAATCAGTGTGAGCATTCTTTTTCCTCCTTCGTTATCGATTTCCAACCGCCCGCACGGCAACTCCCGCAGCTTGCAGAAGTTCCCGGATCTGGCGGGCGAAGGTCAGCGCATGCGGTCCGTCGCCGTGGAGACAGACGGTATCCGCTTTGATCGGAACATCGACTCCTTGTTGCGATGCCACCTTGCCTTCCTTGACCATGCGGATCACCTGTTGCACCGCTTGCGCCGGATCGGTGATCAGCGCGTCCGGCTGGCGGCGCGAAGTTAATGAACCATCCGCTTGGTAGGTGCGGTCGGCGAATACTTCGCTGGCAGTACGCAAGCCGATCGACTGACCTGCTTTCACCAGCTCGCTGCCGGACAGGCCGAACAGGATCAATTCCGGATCCACCTTGTACACCGCCTCCGCGATCGCTTTTGACAGCGCCGGATTTTTCGCAGCCATGTTGTAGAGAGCGCCGTGCGGCTTCACATGCTGCATCGTTCCGCCTTCCGCCTTGACAAATCCATACAGGGCGCCGATCTGATACACCACGATGTCGTATGCTTCTTGCGGTGAAATGTCCATGTTCCGGCGGCCGAAGCCTACCAGATCCGGCAGGCCGGGATGCGCTCCGATGGCGACCCCTTTTTCCAGGGCGAGTTTCACCGTTTTCCGCATGGTTGCCGGATCCCCCGCATGAAATCCGCAGGCGATGTTGGCCGATGTGACAAAGTTCAGGATCTCCTCGTCGTTTCCCAGTTTGTAAGCGCCGAAACTTTCGCCCATGTCACAGTTCAAATCGACTCGAAACATCGCTTCTCCCTCCCCGTTACTTCAATGCGATCCCCTGTTTCAACAACTCGATCTCCCGTTCCCGCCTGCGATACAGCGCCTGTGCTTCCTCCAGCGTGATTTCCTGAAAGCGGACAGTCTCGCCCGGCTTGACCTGTGCGATCACCGGCAGATCGACTGACGCCACCTGGGCGATTTTCGGATAGCCGCCAGTTGTCTGGCGGTCGGCCAGCAACACGATCGGCTGGCCCCCGGCCGGCACCTGGACGGTGCCTGCGGCCACCGCTTCCGAAATCAGTTCGCGCGGTTCCGCCAACCGGAGCCGTGCCCCCGACAACCGGTAGCCCATCCGATCCGATTGCGGCGTGACCTGAAACGGTTCCGTAAAAAATCGCTCCTGGCTGTCCACGGTAAACCAGTCAAACTGACCGCCGCGCATTGCCCGGATGACCGGATTCTTGCCGTACGCCGGCAGCAAATCGGAAGTCACCGCCCAGTCAGTGGCGGCAAACGGGCAGGAATCCATCCCCTTCGCCAGCTTTCGCATGCGATGCAAGCTTCGCCGGGAAGCGGGCCGTACCCGCAGCACATCTCCTTCTTTCAAAGCGCGTCCCTGAAAGCCGCCGATCCCGGCGCGCAAATAGGTGCTGCGGCTCCCCATCACGACCGGAACGTCGAATCCGCCGGCCACCGCCAGGTAGGCGCGGCAGCCTGCAATCGCCATCCCGAATTGCAACACGCTTCCCCCTTTAACCAGCACAGGTCGCCATTCCGGAACGGACCGGCCGTCGATCTTGGGGGACAATGCGGCTCCACATATGGCGATCAGCGCATCTCTTTCAAACAGCAGCGTCGGTCCCTGTATCGTCATTTCCAGCGCCGCTTCCGCTTCTTCATTGCCCACCAGCAGATTCGCCAGCCGCAGCGCAAACGGGTCCATCGCGCCGCTGGCGACCACCCCGTATTTTTGCACCCCGTGCCTGCCGAGATCCTGAAGGGAAGTCAGCAGCCCCGGCCGCATCACCCTGATGCTCATCGCCCGCCCTCCTTCCACGCGTCATATTCCTCGCGGGAAATCGGCCGAAACCGAACCCGGTCACCCGCTTGCAACAAACTCGGCGGATCGTCGTTCGGGCGAAACAGGGCCAATGGCGTCCGCCCGATCAACTGCCATCCCCCCGGCGTGTCAATCGAATACACACCGGTTTGCATACCGGCGATTCCGACTGTGCCGGCCGGAATCTGCAAACGGGGTGACGGACGCCGCGGCGCCGCAATCCGCTCCGACATCCCGCCCAGATAGGGGAAGCCGGGGGCAAACCCGATCATGTACACCAGATAGTCACCGCTTGCGTGAATCTCAATCACTTGCTCCGTCGTCAGTCCGTTATGCTCCGCCACAAACTTCAAATCGGGGCCGAACTCTCCCCCATAGCAGACGGGAATTTCGACGATCCGCGGAGGCGAATCAGGTGTTTCGGG
Proteins encoded in this region:
- a CDS encoding 5-oxoprolinase subunit C family protein; amino-acid sequence: MSIRVMRPGLLTSLQDLGRHGVQKYGVVASGAMDPFALRLANLLVGNEEAEAALEMTIQGPTLLFERDALIAICGAALSPKIDGRSVPEWRPVLVKGGSVLQFGMAIAGCRAYLAVAGGFDVPVVMGSRSTYLRAGIGGFQGRALKEGDVLRVRPASRRSLHRMRKLAKGMDSCPFAATDWAVTSDLLPAYGKNPVIRAMRGGQFDWFTVDSQERFFTEPFQVTPQSDRMGYRLSGARLRLAEPRELISEAVAAGTVQVPAGGQPIVLLADRQTTGGYPKIAQVASVDLPVIAQVKPGETVRFQEITLEEAQALYRRREREIELLKQGIALK
- a CDS encoding DUF969 domain-containing protein; the encoded protein is MLTLIGIAIVIVGFAMRFNPLLVVTVAGIATGLAGHLPFDKILTAFGEAFVKNRYLSLFILTLPVIGLLERYGLKEQAQALISKVKAATTGRLLILYLFVRELAATVGLTSLGGHAQMVRPLVAPMAEAAAENRYGTLPEKVRNRIKAYSASADNVGLFFGEDIFIAFGAILLMKGFFEQNGIQVEPLHIAVWGIPTAIAAFLIHGARLLLLERKIKAEAEKSQINESIKNPELRGETQA
- the pcp gene encoding pyroglutamyl-peptidase I; translated protein: MQKVLLTGFDPFGGESVNPAAEAIKRLSGKKFDDTEVVTQQIPTVFHKSIEVLKRAIREVQPNIVICVGQAGGRSDITVERVAINVDDARIPDNEGNQPIDVPIVPDGPAAYWSTLPIKAIVHNIREAGIPASVSQTAGTFVCNHLFYGLAHLIATEFPSVRGGFIHIPFLPEQAVRHAGAPSMSLDHIVRALEIAIHTSVTQSEDIKSVGGQTH
- the pxpB gene encoding 5-oxoprolinase subunit PxpB, with translation MTAKAALQFVPLGDSAVVVEFANTIDLVTHRKVKALAGYLDECPFPGMVEYIPAFTTVTVFYDPLRLSYADVCSTLENIISLLPETPDSPPRIVEIPVCYGGEFGPDLKFVAEHNGLTTEQVIEIHASGDYLVYMIGFAPGFPYLGGMSERIAAPRRPSPRLQIPAGTVGIAGMQTGVYSIDTPGGWQLIGRTPLALFRPNDDPPSLLQAGDRVRFRPISREEYDAWKEGGR
- a CDS encoding DUF979 domain-containing protein: MIINLEYIYYIAGIFLAIISLLTLRDKGNPKRGLTALFWGLFAVSFLFGKVIPSKYMGVLVIIMALIAGFGGVRMGSYKQTTDEQRAASARKFGNKLFLPALLIPFITVVGTMWVKNVKIGGLPLLDPGNVTLVSLGVACVIALISAMALTREKGLQPIEESRRLLDAIGWAAVLPQMLATLGGLFAAAGVGKVVADLVSAAIPVDNRFFVVAAYAVGMALFTMIMGNAFAAFPVMTAGIGLPLIVQMHGGNPAVMAAIGMFSGYCGTLMTPMAANFNIVPAALLDLPDKNAVIKAQVPTALLLLTVNIFLMYFLVF
- a CDS encoding LamB/YcsF family protein; the protein is MFRVDLNCDMGESFGAYKLGNDEEILNFVTSANIACGFHAGDPATMRKTVKLALEKGVAIGAHPGLPDLVGFGRRNMDISPQEAYDIVVYQIGALYGFVKAEGGTMQHVKPHGALYNMAAKNPALSKAIAEAVYKVDPELILFGLSGSELVKAGQSIGLRTASEVFADRTYQADGSLTSRRQPDALITDPAQAVQQVIRMVKEGKVASQQGVDVPIKADTVCLHGDGPHALTFARQIRELLQAAGVAVRAVGNR